In Litorimonas taeanensis, one DNA window encodes the following:
- a CDS encoding pyruvate dehydrogenase complex dihydrolipoamide acetyltransferase yields the protein MPIEILMPALSPTMEEGTLSNWLMKEGDKVSSGDLLAEIETDKATMEIEAVEEGILAKILVQSGTEGVKVNAPIAILLEEDEDESDLDGYSVGGGSAPKATAKDEKAEAAKDTKAEPKQETSASKAKSGHDGNRIKASPLAKRLAKDAGIDLASVNGSGPNGRIIKADIDGYEAPKAAAKQQAAPQVEKEESTEVGAVRSGGADYLSKLGIEAGTYDLEPLDGMRKVIAKRLSASNNNVPDFPLTIDCEIDELLKMRKELNGQAPEGVKVSVNDMLIKASGLALKHCPKANASFTPDGIAYHRHADIAVAVAIDGGLITPIVREACNKGLSSISTEMKDLASRARDKKLKPQEYQGGTFSISNLGMMGIKEFGSIINEPHGMILSVGAGSPRPVVKDGALAIATVMTVTLTCDHRVVDGALGAEWLQHFKRYVEQPITMML from the coding sequence ATGCCAATTGAAATTCTCATGCCAGCTTTGTCTCCGACTATGGAAGAGGGCACGCTCTCTAACTGGTTGATGAAAGAGGGCGATAAAGTGTCCTCTGGTGATCTATTAGCCGAAATTGAAACAGACAAAGCGACGATGGAAATTGAAGCCGTCGAAGAGGGTATTCTTGCAAAGATCTTAGTCCAATCGGGAACGGAAGGTGTGAAAGTTAATGCGCCGATCGCGATCTTGCTCGAAGAAGATGAGGATGAGAGTGACCTAGACGGATATAGTGTTGGCGGCGGATCCGCGCCGAAGGCCACAGCCAAAGACGAAAAGGCTGAAGCCGCGAAAGACACCAAAGCAGAACCAAAACAAGAGACGTCTGCCTCTAAAGCCAAGTCAGGCCATGACGGCAATCGCATCAAAGCATCACCTCTGGCAAAACGTCTTGCGAAAGATGCTGGCATTGATCTGGCGAGCGTGAACGGTTCTGGTCCGAATGGCCGTATTATTAAGGCCGACATTGATGGCTATGAAGCGCCCAAAGCGGCTGCTAAACAACAAGCCGCTCCGCAGGTGGAAAAAGAGGAAAGCACCGAAGTTGGCGCAGTTCGCTCTGGCGGTGCGGATTACTTGTCTAAATTAGGCATCGAAGCTGGCACCTATGATTTGGAACCATTGGACGGGATGCGTAAAGTCATTGCTAAACGCCTTTCTGCCTCAAATAACAATGTTCCTGATTTCCCGCTCACCATTGATTGCGAAATTGATGAGCTCTTGAAAATGCGCAAAGAGCTGAATGGTCAAGCCCCAGAGGGTGTTAAAGTCAGTGTGAATGACATGTTGATTAAAGCGTCTGGGCTCGCGCTCAAACATTGCCCGAAAGCGAATGCGAGCTTCACGCCTGATGGCATTGCCTATCACAGACACGCTGATATTGCGGTCGCTGTTGCGATTGACGGCGGATTGATTACGCCAATTGTCCGCGAAGCCTGTAATAAAGGTTTGTCTAGTATTTCAACGGAAATGAAGGATTTGGCCTCTCGCGCCCGCGATAAGAAACTTAAGCCACAAGAATATCAGGGAGGAACCTTTTCTATCTCAAATCTTGGGATGATGGGGATTAAAGAATTTGGTTCTATTATTAATGAACCGCATGGAATGATTTTATCCGTTGGTGCAGGTAGCCCGCGCCCTGTTGTAAAAGACGGCGCTTTGGCTATTGCGACCGTGATGACCGTGACTTTAACCTGCGATCACCGTGTTGTGGATGGGGCATTGGGCGCGGAATGGCTTCAACATTTCAAACGCTATGTTGAGCAACCCATCACGATGATGCTCTAA
- the arfB gene encoding alternative ribosome rescue aminoacyl-tRNA hydrolase ArfB — translation MSDALYINTQLSIPMAEIELSAIRASGPGGQHVNKTSSAIQLRFYIPSSASLNAEQKSKLFAHSDNHISENGMIVIKAQGSRSQHRNKEDALFRLKGIIKAALQPKIKRKPTQPTYGSVKRRLKSKAIRSEKKSLRGKVERDDF, via the coding sequence GTGAGCGACGCGCTTTATATTAACACACAGCTTTCGATTCCAATGGCAGAGATTGAGCTGTCTGCCATTCGGGCTTCTGGCCCGGGTGGACAACATGTCAATAAAACATCGTCCGCGATACAACTTCGCTTTTATATTCCGTCGAGCGCAAGTTTGAACGCAGAGCAAAAGTCTAAACTTTTCGCTCATTCTGATAATCATATATCTGAGAACGGTATGATAGTGATTAAGGCCCAAGGATCACGGTCTCAACATCGCAATAAAGAGGACGCTTTGTTTCGATTAAAGGGGATTATCAAAGCCGCTTTGCAGCCGAAAATAAAACGTAAACCGACTCAACCTACTTATGGTTCTGTAAAACGACGATTAAAATCAAAAGCCATCCGGTCAGAGAAAAAATCATTGCGAGGGAAGGTCGAGAGAGACGACTTTTAA
- the eno gene encoding phosphopyruvate hydratase, translated as MVEIETILAREILDSRGNPTLEVDVTLSDGAFGRAAVPSGASTGAHEAVELRDGDKSRYGGKGVLNAVQNVNDEIADTLYGLEADNQRGIDQILIELDGTENKSRLGANATLGVSLALAKAAADSQQTPLYRYVGGANARVLPVPMMNIINGGEHADNPIDVQEFMVMPVGAANFPEALRTGAEIFHALKSKLKADGHNTNVGDEGGFAPNLASTRSALDYIMSAVESAGFKPGDDVMLALDVASTEFYEDGKYNLKGEGKTLSSDEFVNYLAELTTAYPILSIEDGMAEDDWDGWTNLNAKIGNKVQLVGDDLFVTNPKRLRRGIEEKAANSILVKVNQIGTLSETMDAVDMAHRAGFTSVMSHRSGETADTTIADLAVAMNCGQIKTGSLARSDRLAKYNQLLRINEQLGEMAHYAGRSILRG; from the coding sequence ATGGTCGAGATCGAAACCATCTTAGCTAGGGAAATCCTGGACAGTCGTGGAAATCCCACATTAGAGGTCGACGTCACTCTAAGTGACGGTGCCTTTGGTCGTGCAGCTGTGCCAAGTGGGGCTTCTACAGGTGCGCACGAAGCTGTAGAGCTTCGTGATGGTGATAAGTCACGTTATGGCGGTAAAGGCGTTCTGAACGCTGTTCAAAACGTCAATGATGAAATTGCTGATACGTTATATGGCCTTGAGGCTGATAACCAACGCGGTATTGATCAAATCCTTATCGAACTTGACGGTACTGAAAATAAAAGCCGCTTGGGTGCAAATGCAACGCTTGGTGTTTCTTTGGCGCTAGCTAAAGCGGCCGCAGATAGCCAGCAAACGCCTCTGTACCGTTATGTAGGCGGCGCTAATGCACGTGTCCTGCCTGTGCCGATGATGAACATCATCAATGGCGGCGAACATGCTGATAACCCGATTGATGTTCAGGAATTTATGGTCATGCCTGTTGGCGCGGCAAACTTTCCCGAAGCTCTGCGTACGGGCGCGGAAATTTTTCATGCACTAAAGTCAAAATTAAAAGCCGACGGTCATAACACAAATGTGGGTGATGAAGGCGGCTTCGCACCCAATCTGGCGTCAACACGCTCTGCACTCGATTACATCATGTCTGCTGTTGAGAGTGCCGGTTTTAAACCGGGTGATGATGTTATGCTTGCTCTGGATGTGGCGTCCACTGAGTTTTACGAAGACGGCAAATATAACCTAAAAGGTGAAGGCAAGACTCTTTCATCTGATGAATTTGTCAATTACTTGGCTGAATTAACGACGGCTTATCCTATCCTCTCAATCGAAGACGGCATGGCCGAAGATGATTGGGACGGTTGGACGAATTTAAACGCCAAGATTGGCAATAAAGTACAATTGGTCGGTGATGATCTCTTTGTGACAAATCCAAAACGGCTTCGCAGAGGAATAGAAGAAAAAGCTGCCAACTCTATTTTGGTGAAAGTCAATCAAATCGGTACATTGTCAGAGACTATGGACGCCGTTGATATGGCGCATCGTGCGGGCTTTACGTCGGTCATGTCTCATCGTTCTGGTGAAACTGCCGATACGACTATTGCTGATTTAGCGGTTGCGATGAATTGCGGTCAAATCAAAACGGGTTCATTGGCTCGCTCTGATCGGTTAGCAAAATATAACCAACTCTTACGAATTAATGAGCAATTGGGTGAAATGGCGCATTATGCAGGGCGTTCTATCCTTCGCGGATAA
- the pdhA gene encoding pyruvate dehydrogenase (acetyl-transferring) E1 component subunit alpha: MATKPKKATPKKSSSLSKTNAEELLGYYRDMLLIRRFEEKAGQLYGMGLIAGFCHLYIGQEAVVVGCRAAMNEGDQMITGYRDHGHMLACGMESRGVMAELTGREGGYSRGKGGSMHMFSTEKKFYGGHGIVGAQVPLGAGLGFANKYLDNGAVSLAFFGDGASNQGQVYETFNMAKLWDLPVVFVIENNQYAMGTSVERSSAETELYKRGSSFEIEGIQVDGMNVLEVRDAAQKAIDHARSGKGPMILEMKTYRYRGHSMSDPAKYRSRDEVTKTRSERDPIDFVRAQLLDKKWADEAKLKELDKEIKEIVVDAADFAQESPEPDPSELWTDVLLEA, encoded by the coding sequence ATGGCTACGAAACCTAAAAAAGCGACCCCTAAAAAGTCGTCTTCTCTTTCAAAAACAAATGCTGAGGAGCTCTTAGGGTATTACCGAGATATGTTGCTTATCCGCCGTTTCGAAGAAAAGGCTGGGCAGCTTTACGGCATGGGTTTGATCGCAGGATTTTGTCACCTTTATATCGGCCAAGAGGCTGTCGTTGTAGGTTGCCGCGCTGCGATGAATGAAGGCGATCAAATGATCACAGGGTATCGTGATCACGGGCATATGCTGGCTTGTGGTATGGAAAGCCGCGGCGTTATGGCCGAGCTTACAGGGCGCGAAGGGGGCTATTCCCGCGGTAAGGGTGGTTCCATGCATATGTTCAGCACGGAAAAGAAATTCTATGGCGGACATGGTATCGTTGGGGCTCAGGTTCCATTGGGCGCAGGTTTAGGCTTTGCGAATAAGTATTTAGACAATGGTGCGGTAAGTCTGGCCTTCTTTGGTGATGGTGCGTCTAATCAAGGGCAGGTCTATGAAACATTCAACATGGCGAAGCTTTGGGACTTGCCAGTCGTATTTGTAATTGAAAACAACCAATATGCTATGGGGACATCTGTAGAGCGTTCATCCGCTGAGACAGAACTTTATAAGCGCGGCAGCAGTTTTGAAATTGAAGGCATACAGGTTGACGGGATGAATGTTCTTGAGGTGCGCGACGCGGCTCAAAAAGCTATCGATCATGCGCGCTCTGGCAAGGGGCCCATGATATTGGAAATGAAAACCTACCGTTACCGCGGACATTCTATGTCAGATCCAGCAAAATACCGGTCTCGCGACGAAGTAACTAAGACACGCTCAGAGCGTGATCCCATTGATTTTGTTCGGGCCCAGTTGCTAGATAAAAAATGGGCAGATGAAGCCAAGCTAAAAGAGCTCGATAAAGAAATTAAAGAAATTGTCGTTGATGCGGCTGACTTTGCTCAGGAATCGCCTGAGCCTGATCCTTCTGAGCTTTGGACAGATGTGTTGCTAGAGGCCTAA
- a CDS encoding DUF3291 domain-containing protein — translation MHLVQLNIAEAQYDMESREMNGFTSRIDAINAIADRAEGFVWRLKDDGKLDGALSIRHEGFGESVLINMSVWTSIESLFQFVYKTAHTKVMREERRNFHKIPKEHMVLWWVDEGHIPTLDEAYHKLEWLRSNGASPQAFSFALPFNEKGQPVQTNFPKKDCA, via the coding sequence ATGCACCTTGTTCAGCTGAACATTGCAGAAGCTCAATATGATATGGAATCCCGTGAAATGAACGGGTTCACAAGCCGTATCGACGCTATAAATGCCATAGCGGACCGAGCGGAAGGCTTTGTTTGGCGTTTGAAAGATGACGGCAAACTAGATGGTGCTCTCTCTATTCGTCATGAGGGTTTCGGAGAGTCAGTGCTTATAAATATGAGCGTTTGGACATCGATAGAAAGTCTGTTTCAATTCGTTTATAAAACGGCCCACACTAAGGTAATGCGTGAAGAGAGAAGGAATTTTCACAAAATACCAAAAGAACATATGGTCCTCTGGTGGGTCGATGAGGGGCATATACCCACGTTAGACGAAGCCTATCATAAATTAGAATGGTTGAGGTCCAATGGGGCTTCACCACAAGCCTTTTCATTTGCTTTGCCTTTCAATGAAAAAGGTCAGCCCGTTCAAACTAATTTTCCTAAAAAGGATTGCGCCTAA
- the lpdA gene encoding dihydrolipoyl dehydrogenase, producing MADTAFDVIVIGSGPGGYVTAIRSAQLGFKTAIVEKDDLGGVCLNWGCIPTKALLRSAEVYHNMQHASNYGLSAEPSFDLAKIVERSRKIAGQLSGGIKHLMKKNKVNVISGFATLKNGKEAPTVVVDGTDYSAKHVILASGARARTIPQAGLEPDGKYIWTAREAMVPDTIPNKLLVVGSGAIGMEFASFFDAFGADVTVVEMVDRILPAEDEEISKMARKAFEKRGVTIKTETQASVKTGSNGVTATLTKDGKSETAEFDRVILAVGIVGNVEDMGLEDLGVKIDRTHITVDEYSFTGVKGLYAIGDVTTPPWLAHKASHEGIICIEKIAGQSPHPLNANAIPGCTYCHPQIASVGYTEAQAKEAGYDVKVGRFPFIGNGKAIALGEPEGLIKTVFDAKTGELLGAHMIGAEVTELIQGYTIAQKLETTEHELMETVFPHPTLSEMMHEAVLDAYGRTIHF from the coding sequence ATGGCTGATACAGCTTTCGATGTTATTGTAATTGGTTCTGGCCCAGGGGGCTATGTCACCGCGATCCGTTCGGCGCAATTAGGCTTTAAAACAGCCATTGTCGAGAAAGATGATTTAGGTGGCGTTTGTTTGAATTGGGGATGTATCCCTACGAAAGCGCTTTTACGGTCTGCAGAAGTTTATCATAACATGCAGCATGCTTCGAATTATGGTTTGTCTGCTGAGCCCAGTTTTGATTTGGCTAAAATCGTGGAGCGCTCGCGGAAAATTGCCGGGCAACTTTCTGGCGGTATCAAACATTTAATGAAGAAAAATAAGGTCAATGTGATCAGTGGATTTGCTACCCTGAAAAATGGGAAAGAGGCGCCAACTGTGGTGGTTGATGGAACGGATTATTCTGCCAAACACGTTATTCTTGCCTCTGGTGCTCGGGCGCGTACGATACCGCAAGCGGGTCTGGAACCGGATGGAAAATATATTTGGACGGCCCGCGAAGCTATGGTGCCTGACACAATACCTAACAAATTATTGGTTGTTGGGTCTGGGGCTATCGGCATGGAGTTTGCTAGCTTCTTTGATGCTTTTGGCGCTGACGTAACCGTTGTTGAGATGGTCGACCGCATCTTGCCGGCTGAGGATGAAGAAATTTCGAAAATGGCGCGTAAAGCTTTCGAAAAGCGTGGTGTGACGATTAAAACAGAAACGCAGGCTAGTGTGAAAACGGGCTCTAACGGAGTAACGGCGACCTTAACCAAAGATGGAAAGTCTGAAACCGCAGAATTTGACCGCGTAATTCTCGCGGTGGGTATTGTTGGCAATGTCGAAGATATGGGCCTTGAAGACTTGGGTGTAAAAATTGACCGTACCCATATTACCGTGGATGAGTATTCGTTTACAGGTGTGAAAGGTCTTTACGCAATTGGTGATGTCACAACACCGCCTTGGCTAGCGCATAAAGCCTCACATGAAGGTATTATCTGTATCGAAAAAATCGCGGGTCAATCCCCGCATCCGCTAAATGCGAATGCGATACCGGGTTGTACTTATTGTCATCCGCAGATCGCTTCAGTTGGCTATACAGAAGCTCAAGCCAAAGAGGCTGGGTATGATGTGAAAGTTGGACGTTTTCCCTTTATCGGAAATGGTAAGGCGATAGCCTTGGGCGAACCAGAAGGGCTTATCAAAACGGTATTTGATGCCAAAACAGGGGAGCTCCTCGGCGCGCATATGATTGGTGCTGAAGTTACTGAATTGATTCAGGGCTACACGATTGCACAAAAATTAGAGACGACGGAACATGAGCTAATGGAAACAGTCTTCCCCCATCCTACGCTTTCTGAAATGATGCATGAAGCAGTCTTGGATGCCTATGGCCGGACTATTCACTTTTAG
- the rpmF gene encoding 50S ribosomal protein L32, whose product MAVPKSKISNSRRGMRRAHDRLTATNYVEDQDSGELRRQHHIDLKSGMYRGRQVLTPKD is encoded by the coding sequence ATGGCTGTCCCTAAGAGTAAAATTTCTAATTCACGTCGTGGCATGCGCCGCGCACATGATCGCCTAACTGCAACAAACTATGTCGAAGATCAGGACAGTGGTGAGTTGCGTCGTCAACACCACATTGACCTGAAATCAGGCATGTATCGTGGGCGTCAGGTTCTGACACCAAAAGATTAG
- the alaS gene encoding alanine--tRNA ligase, with amino-acid sequence MQSLNDIRQQFLSYFGENEHAILPSSPLVPDNDPTLLFVNAGMVQFKDYFTGAVKPHIPRATTSQKCVRAGGKHNDLDNVGYTARHHTFFEMLGNFSFGDYFKERAIASAWDLITNVYCLPKEKLLVTVYHTDDEAYDLWKKIAGLPDDRIIRIATSDNFWAMGDTGPCGPCSEIFYDHGEDIPGGPPGSPDEDGDRFIEIWNLVFMQYERFADGREEALPKPSIDTGMGLERITAILQGEHDNYDIDLFKTLIRASVDLTGVKAEGEAKFSHRVIADHLRSCSFLMADGVSPSNEGRGYVLRRIMRRAMRHAHLLGAKDPLMHRLVPTLIQEMGGAYDELNRAKASITATFEQEEERFRRTLGRGTALLEGAVEGLSKGAKLDGETAFKLYDTYGFPIDLTQDALRAKGLGVDLDGFAAAMERQKSQSREGGFASGDQATDDVWNEAKAIAGDSEFTGYEELSSEQSVKTLVQNGVSVEKANTGPVMFLTSKTPFYAESGGQAGDKGTATFGNGAKITITDVQKKAGGLHVHIGDLTGEIAVGALATITVDSKNRETTRHNHSAAHLLHEALRRVLGEHVAQKGQMVDGERIRFDISHGAAITREELARVEDEVNAIIQQNAPAMTKLMSPDEAIKAGALALFGEKYGDEVRVLALGNDPKDLTKAYSVELCGGTHVARTGDIALFKIVNEEAVAAGIRRVEAVTGEVARRYLEDQAGLARQAADTLKTRPEDVPERLEGLLADRKRLEKELSETRKQLALGGGGGASAAEDINGTQVMARVLEGVSGKELRPMMNEQLDALGSGIVAFIAKEDGKVAVGVAVSDDLTSKYSASDLVNIGAPFVNGRGGGKPGMAQAGGSKPEGAEEALAAIKAAI; translated from the coding sequence ATGCAAAGTTTGAATGATATTCGTCAGCAATTTCTCTCTTATTTTGGGGAGAACGAACATGCTATTCTACCATCAAGCCCGCTCGTGCCTGATAATGATCCCACATTGCTGTTTGTAAATGCGGGAATGGTACAGTTTAAAGATTATTTTACGGGCGCGGTGAAGCCACATATACCAAGAGCGACGACATCTCAGAAATGCGTCAGGGCGGGCGGAAAGCATAATGACTTAGATAATGTCGGCTATACGGCGCGGCACCATACATTTTTTGAGATGCTCGGCAATTTTTCTTTTGGTGATTATTTTAAAGAGCGCGCCATTGCGTCGGCTTGGGATCTTATAACGAATGTTTATTGTCTCCCGAAAGAGAAATTACTCGTCACAGTTTATCACACCGATGACGAGGCGTATGACCTTTGGAAAAAAATCGCGGGTCTCCCCGATGATCGAATAATCCGAATTGCGACCTCAGATAATTTTTGGGCTATGGGGGATACAGGACCTTGCGGGCCATGTTCTGAGATATTTTATGATCATGGCGAAGACATTCCTGGAGGCCCTCCAGGCTCACCTGATGAAGATGGTGACCGCTTTATCGAAATTTGGAACTTGGTTTTCATGCAGTATGAGCGCTTTGCCGATGGCCGAGAAGAAGCTCTGCCAAAGCCGTCTATTGATACAGGCATGGGGCTAGAGCGCATTACGGCTATTCTTCAGGGCGAGCATGATAATTATGATATCGACCTGTTTAAGACACTTATTCGCGCTTCTGTTGATTTGACGGGTGTGAAAGCTGAAGGTGAGGCGAAGTTTTCCCATCGCGTTATCGCTGACCATTTACGCTCTTGTTCGTTTCTTATGGCGGATGGTGTTTCGCCGTCTAATGAAGGGCGAGGTTATGTGTTGCGGCGTATTATGCGCCGCGCCATGCGGCACGCGCATTTGCTTGGGGCCAAAGACCCGCTCATGCATCGCCTAGTGCCCACATTGATTCAAGAAATGGGCGGCGCTTATGATGAACTCAATCGCGCCAAAGCGTCTATAACGGCAACCTTTGAACAAGAAGAGGAGCGTTTTCGCCGTACATTAGGCCGCGGAACAGCTTTATTAGAGGGGGCTGTAGAAGGGCTTAGCAAGGGCGCGAAACTGGACGGTGAAACAGCCTTTAAACTCTATGATACATATGGTTTTCCAATTGACCTGACACAAGATGCCTTACGGGCGAAAGGGCTCGGTGTTGATTTGGATGGGTTCGCGGCCGCTATGGAGCGCCAAAAATCCCAATCACGCGAGGGTGGGTTTGCGTCTGGCGACCAAGCGACGGATGATGTTTGGAATGAAGCCAAAGCTATAGCGGGTGATAGTGAGTTTACCGGATATGAAGAATTAAGTTCTGAGCAGAGCGTTAAAACCCTGGTTCAAAATGGTGTATCTGTTGAGAAGGCAAACACTGGCCCCGTTATGTTCCTTACGTCTAAAACGCCATTCTATGCAGAAAGTGGTGGTCAGGCAGGGGATAAAGGGACGGCGACATTCGGGAATGGCGCAAAAATCACCATTACTGATGTGCAAAAAAAGGCAGGTGGCCTGCATGTTCATATCGGTGATTTAACAGGCGAAATTGCTGTAGGGGCGTTAGCAACAATTACTGTGGATTCAAAAAACCGCGAAACGACGCGTCATAATCACTCTGCGGCGCATTTGCTGCATGAGGCCCTTCGCCGTGTGTTGGGCGAACATGTCGCCCAAAAAGGCCAAATGGTGGATGGTGAGCGCATTCGCTTTGATATTTCACACGGGGCCGCCATTACGCGCGAAGAGCTAGCCCGTGTCGAAGATGAGGTAAACGCGATCATACAACAAAATGCTCCTGCTATGACAAAGCTCATGAGCCCTGATGAAGCGATCAAAGCGGGCGCCCTAGCGTTGTTTGGCGAGAAATATGGTGATGAGGTGCGTGTACTGGCTTTGGGGAATGACCCGAAAGACCTCACAAAGGCCTATTCTGTAGAATTATGTGGGGGAACACATGTCGCGCGTACGGGCGATATTGCCTTGTTCAAAATTGTGAATGAAGAAGCGGTTGCAGCGGGTATCCGCCGCGTTGAGGCTGTTACAGGTGAGGTTGCAAGGCGTTATTTAGAAGACCAAGCGGGTCTAGCGCGTCAAGCGGCCGACACGCTGAAAACACGTCCAGAAGACGTCCCAGAGCGCCTTGAGGGCCTGTTGGCTGACCGAAAGCGCCTTGAAAAAGAGTTGTCAGAGACGCGCAAGCAATTGGCGCTCGGCGGCGGTGGCGGAGCCAGTGCGGCCGAAGATATAAATGGCACTCAGGTCATGGCGCGTGTTCTTGAAGGTGTTTCAGGTAAGGAATTACGTCCGATGATGAATGAGCAATTGGACGCATTAGGGTCCGGTATTGTGGCTTTCATCGCCAAAGAAGATGGAAAAGTCGCTGTCGGCGTTGCCGTTAGTGATGATTTGACGTCAAAATATTCTGCCTCGGATTTGGTGAATATTGGCGCGCCTTTCGTAAATGGTCGCGGCGGCGGTAAGCCAGGTATGGCCCAAGCTGGGGGGTCTAAACCCGAAGGGGCAGAGGAGGCGCTCGCAGCGATTAAAGCTGCGATATAG
- a CDS encoding pyruvate dehydrogenase complex E1 component subunit beta, whose protein sequence is MAIDIKMPALSPTMEEGTLSKWLVKEGDSVSSGDILAEIETDKATMEVESIDEGTVGKIVVSAGTDNVKVGEVILQLLEEGETEADLGKPAAAPEKTEAKSEVKSEADSAPEPKKSAPPKSVTVAKDPDIPTNIKMVETTVRDALRDAMAEEMRRDETVFVMGEEVAEYQGAYKVTRELLQEFGARRVVDTPITEYGFAGIGCGAAMGGLKPIVEFMTFNFAMQAIDHIINSAAKTLYMSGGQMRCPIVFRGPNGAASRVGAQHSHDYSSWYANVPGLKVIAPYDAADAKGLMKAAIRDPNPVVFLEHELMYGESFDVPDMDDFLIPIGKAKVRVEGTDVTLVAHSRMVGRCLEAAEILAEEGISAEVIDLRTIRPLDTDTVIESVKKTNRIVCAEEGWGQSGIGAEIAAVVVKEAFDYLDAPPERVFQADVPLPYAANLEALSLPGTDDVVEAAKRACYK, encoded by the coding sequence ATGGCAATAGACATTAAAATGCCCGCGCTTTCCCCGACAATGGAAGAAGGCACACTTTCAAAATGGCTCGTAAAAGAGGGCGATAGCGTATCCTCTGGTGATATTTTGGCTGAAATTGAAACAGACAAAGCGACAATGGAGGTTGAATCCATTGACGAAGGCACAGTGGGTAAGATTGTGGTGTCTGCTGGGACAGATAACGTCAAAGTCGGCGAAGTGATTTTGCAGCTCTTAGAAGAAGGTGAGACAGAAGCTGATCTAGGAAAGCCAGCGGCCGCTCCTGAAAAAACAGAGGCGAAGTCAGAGGTGAAATCTGAAGCTGATAGTGCGCCTGAGCCCAAAAAATCGGCTCCACCCAAATCTGTTACGGTTGCAAAAGACCCAGATATTCCGACGAATATTAAAATGGTTGAAACAACGGTCCGTGATGCTTTGCGCGATGCTATGGCAGAGGAAATGCGCCGCGACGAAACTGTCTTTGTTATGGGCGAGGAAGTCGCGGAATATCAGGGCGCCTATAAAGTGACACGCGAGCTATTGCAGGAATTTGGTGCTCGCCGTGTAGTCGACACGCCAATTACGGAATATGGTTTTGCTGGTATTGGCTGCGGTGCGGCGATGGGCGGGTTAAAGCCAATTGTTGAATTCATGACGTTTAACTTTGCGATGCAGGCAATTGACCACATCATTAACTCTGCCGCGAAAACTCTATATATGTCGGGTGGTCAGATGCGCTGTCCAATTGTCTTCCGTGGACCAAACGGCGCGGCGTCTCGCGTTGGGGCGCAACATAGTCATGATTACTCATCATGGTATGCCAATGTTCCGGGTCTTAAGGTTATTGCGCCTTATGATGCAGCTGATGCTAAGGGCTTGATGAAGGCCGCCATTCGTGATCCGAACCCAGTGGTCTTCCTTGAGCATGAGTTGATGTATGGGGAGAGCTTTGATGTTCCAGATATGGATGACTTCCTTATACCGATTGGCAAAGCAAAAGTTCGCGTTGAGGGCACAGATGTAACGCTTGTTGCACATAGCCGCATGGTAGGACGTTGTCTCGAAGCCGCTGAAATCCTTGCAGAAGAGGGTATTAGCGCCGAAGTTATCGACCTACGCACAATTCGTCCGTTAGACACAGACACGGTGATTGAATCCGTTAAAAAGACAAATCGCATCGTTTGCGCCGAAGAAGGTTGGGGGCAAAGCGGTATCGGAGCAGAAATTGCAGCCGTTGTGGTAAAAGAAGCCTTTGACTACCTTGATGCTCCGCCTGAGCGTGTATTCCAAGCGGATGTACCTCTGCCATACGCCGCAAATTTGGAGGCACTTAGCTTACCTGGGACAGATGATGTCGTCGAAGCTGCAAAGAGGGCGTGTTACAAATAG